A part of Paenibacillus sp. IHBB 10380 genomic DNA contains:
- a CDS encoding RNA polymerase sigma factor: MKVSIKKEKGIAIMTKKNIEKLLTRCVTDNKENVYRLAYSYVKNQEDALDIVQDSIYKAFTSIGLLKDPEAVKSWFYRIVVNTSLDCLRKHKKVQPVEDEKLELYSPGMEDIYQDIDLERTLDDLPDKYRSVIVLRYFEDLKIEEVANVLGENVNTIKTRLYQALQLLRVEMSE; this comes from the coding sequence ATGAAGGTAAGCATTAAAAAAGAGAAGGGTATTGCGATCATGACCAAGAAGAATATAGAAAAACTACTCACTCGTTGTGTAACCGACAACAAGGAGAATGTATATCGATTAGCTTACAGTTATGTGAAGAATCAAGAGGATGCATTGGACATTGTGCAAGACTCTATCTATAAAGCATTCACATCCATCGGACTACTTAAGGATCCTGAAGCTGTGAAGAGTTGGTTCTATCGAATTGTGGTCAATACCTCATTAGATTGTCTGAGGAAACACAAGAAAGTCCAACCTGTAGAGGATGAGAAACTCGAATTATATAGTCCCGGGATGGAAGACATCTATCAAGATATTGATCTAGAAAGAACGCTTGATGATCTGCCTGATAAGTACCGAAGTGTCATCGTGCTTAGATATTTCGAAGACCTAAAGATCGAGGAAGTGGCAAACGTATTAGGTGAAAACGTAAATACGATAAAAACCCGACTATATCAAGCGCTTCAGCTATTAAGAGTCGAAATGAGCGAATGA
- a CDS encoding RsiV family protein → MDEKIKQSMQEYKQVPIPDELDFVVGHALKKAMKKKVSYKWISGISAAAIFFVIGINTSASVANAFSSIPVIDSIVKVLTFREYTMDDKGYQANVKVPIITNLDNKELEMGLNEKYLKENKKLYDEFLVEVESLKKEGNGHLGLDTGFEVKTDTQTIFAIGRYVMNTVGSSSTVMMHDTIDKENQVLLSLPMLFKDDRYVSVISDNIKEQMRAQMKADQDKIYWISTEQDDAPVEEFEGINKDQDFYINDKGQLVISFNKYDVAPGYMGLVEFIIPTDVINDALVSNKYIK, encoded by the coding sequence ATGGATGAAAAAATAAAACAATCAATGCAAGAATATAAACAAGTACCTATTCCGGACGAACTGGATTTCGTAGTAGGCCATGCGTTAAAGAAAGCGATGAAGAAAAAGGTTAGTTACAAATGGATATCTGGAATCAGTGCGGCAGCCATATTCTTCGTGATTGGTATTAACACTAGCGCTTCCGTTGCCAATGCCTTCTCCTCCATACCCGTGATAGACAGTATTGTCAAAGTGCTGACTTTCAGAGAATATACAATGGACGATAAAGGCTATCAGGCAAACGTAAAGGTACCGATCATAACCAACTTAGATAATAAAGAGTTAGAGATGGGTCTAAATGAGAAATATCTCAAAGAAAACAAAAAACTCTATGATGAGTTTCTGGTTGAAGTGGAATCATTAAAGAAAGAAGGAAATGGTCATCTAGGACTGGATACGGGATTCGAGGTTAAAACAGATACACAAACGATATTTGCTATCGGTAGATACGTTATGAATACCGTAGGTTCATCGTCAACAGTGATGATGCACGATACGATTGATAAGGAAAATCAAGTATTATTGAGCCTGCCTATGCTATTCAAGGATGATCGATATGTTAGCGTAATTAGTGACAATATTAAAGAACAGATGAGAGCACAAATGAAGGCGGATCAAGACAAGATCTATTGGATTTCAACGGAACAAGATGATGCTCCAGTAGAAGAGTTTGAGGGCATAAATAAAGATCAAGATTTCTATATTAATGATAAGGGTCAGTTGGTTATATCCTTTAATAAATATGACGTCGCTCCAGGCTACATGGGTCTTGTAGAATTTATAATTCCTACAGATGTCATTAATGATGCTCTGGTTAGCAATAAGTACATTAAATAA
- a CDS encoding tyrosine-protein phosphatase, whose protein sequence is MIDIHTHILPGVDDGAANWDDTLNMARAAALEGITTLIATPHHANGQYINSADEVVALTRSINEQLIAEGVPVTIATGQEIRVHGDLLDAWFRNELLPLADSHYVLIEMPSSRIPMEIDELIHELNILKLKPIIAHPERNAEIVKHPERLAELIERGAFAQVTTHSLLGGFGRRIEKAAWSLCRSGLIHIVSSDAHHMERRGFRLREAYDVIRGRMGKPWENYFLNNAQCVIEDKPFSSKPEPPLLEGVIRRLLSYFPNK, encoded by the coding sequence ATGATAGATATTCATACACATATACTGCCTGGAGTGGATGACGGGGCGGCGAATTGGGATGATACATTGAATATGGCCAGAGCAGCTGCTCTTGAGGGCATTACAACGCTGATCGCAACGCCACATCATGCCAATGGACAATATATCAATAGTGCAGACGAAGTTGTAGCGCTCACCCGATCTATTAATGAGCAATTAATAGCAGAGGGAGTGCCTGTAACGATTGCGACCGGACAGGAAATTCGCGTGCATGGAGATTTACTAGACGCGTGGTTCAGGAATGAATTACTTCCACTCGCTGATTCTCATTATGTGCTGATTGAGATGCCATCTTCGCGCATACCGATGGAGATAGATGAGTTGATCCATGAGCTGAACATTCTGAAGTTAAAGCCCATTATTGCTCATCCTGAACGGAATGCAGAAATTGTGAAGCATCCAGAGCGACTGGCCGAACTCATTGAGAGAGGCGCTTTCGCGCAAGTGACCACACATTCGTTACTGGGTGGTTTTGGTAGACGAATCGAGAAGGCGGCTTGGTCGCTATGCAGAAGTGGTCTCATTCATATCGTTTCATCGGATGCCCATCATATGGAACGTAGAGGGTTTCGGTTACGCGAAGCCTATGATGTGATCCGTGGGCGTATGGGGAAGCCGTGGGAGAACTATTTTTTGAACAATGCGCAGTGTGTGATTGAAGATAAGCCTTTTAGCAGTAAACCAGAACCACCTCTTTTAGAGGGTGTTATACGTCGATTGCTATCCTATTTCCCAAACAAATAA
- a CDS encoding DUF4367 domain-containing protein, translated as MNSIHDHEDQDMKELVTKLYNDIVIPNPTPSWNKVRIQLEQRRKRKKWLSRVKLVSGIVAASLLVNILVTGNMTTYAKVAGLFRDIQEQVIEIFFQNSTHEPNPTDAKTPPPVDSAHSEPNTSSTEIITLEEANSKLSFPLLLPTYVPDSFRLDHTRISKEADGEYTSVYLGYVSDRGDSLKVTELELNEQTTIKMEVHAESGTIEEIQLGDNLAILVATPEGYTTLEWLSMDRLKITISGNISTEEIIKVGTSMQ; from the coding sequence ATGAATAGTATCCATGATCATGAAGACCAAGATATGAAGGAACTTGTCACCAAGCTTTACAATGATATTGTAATACCTAACCCCACTCCTTCATGGAACAAAGTCCGCATTCAATTGGAACAACGCCGCAAACGAAAAAAGTGGCTGTCCCGTGTTAAGTTGGTTTCCGGAATTGTAGCCGCTTCATTACTTGTTAATATTCTGGTTACTGGGAATATGACCACTTATGCCAAAGTAGCTGGATTATTTAGAGACATTCAGGAACAGGTTATAGAGATTTTTTTCCAAAACTCAACGCATGAACCCAATCCTACAGATGCTAAAACACCACCTCCTGTTGATTCAGCCCATTCAGAGCCAAACACCAGTTCAACTGAAATCATTACATTAGAAGAAGCAAATTCGAAGCTATCCTTCCCTTTACTCCTTCCTACTTACGTACCCGATAGCTTTAGATTGGATCATACTCGGATTTCTAAAGAAGCAGATGGGGAATATACAAGTGTCTACTTGGGATATGTAAGTGATCGCGGCGATTCATTGAAAGTAACTGAACTAGAACTGAATGAACAGACAACGATTAAAATGGAAGTCCATGCGGAATCAGGCACGATCGAGGAAATCCAATTAGGGGATAACCTCGCTATCCTCGTTGCTACTCCTGAAGGTTATACAACACTGGAATGGTTAAGTATGGATAGGCTCAAAATTACGATTTCAGGAAATATTTCTACTGAAGAAATTATAAAAGTCGGAACTTCTATGCAGTAA
- a CDS encoding RNA polymerase sigma factor — MEQWLFLLRSKIEELDINTQQFIYDSFYKQLYADIYFLIRDHGITEDIIQDAFLKVTSSAPKLKHDTHLKSWVRRVTRNCAIDWIRKNKKNRQEYEYLDVNISNSMFNEEISVASEIENNTRDELLHQALNELKPSYRIILLMFYWEQKSYKEICNELAITEQVLTQRLARARKKLFQHFSRKWVDDNE, encoded by the coding sequence ATGGAACAATGGCTCTTTCTATTGCGCAGTAAAATTGAGGAATTAGATATAAATACGCAACAATTCATTTATGACTCCTTTTACAAGCAACTTTATGCCGATATTTACTTCCTCATTCGTGACCACGGTATAACCGAAGACATCATCCAAGATGCCTTCTTAAAAGTAACTTCATCAGCCCCCAAACTCAAACACGATACCCATCTCAAGAGCTGGGTTAGACGGGTAACTCGCAATTGCGCTATCGATTGGATAAGAAAAAATAAAAAAAATCGTCAAGAATATGAGTATTTAGACGTTAATATAAGCAACAGTATGTTTAACGAAGAAATAAGTGTAGCTAGCGAGATAGAGAACAACACGAGAGACGAACTGTTACACCAGGCGCTCAATGAATTAAAGCCAAGCTACCGTATCATACTTCTCATGTTCTATTGGGAACAGAAATCGTATAAGGAAATTTGCAACGAATTAGCTATAACAGAGCAAGTTCTTACCCAACGATTAGCTCGAGCGCGCAAGAAATTGTTTCAACATTTCTCAAGAAAATGGGTTGATGACAATGAATAG
- a CDS encoding pseudouridine synthase — protein sequence MRINKYISETGYCSRRETDRLIAASRISINDVICEPGAHVGPEDIVLIDGQPIPSKAEPIYIVLNKPIGITCTAAPHVAGNIIEFVNHPSRIFAVGRLDKASEGLILLTNDGDIVNKMMRSEYGHEKEYVVTIDKSITVEFLHNMSSGVDILGVRTKPCDMFRMNEYEFRIILTQGLNLQIRRMCKALGYRVLKLERIRIMNITMNGIEQGQWRDLTSEELEVLESQLG from the coding sequence ATAAGAATCAATAAGTATATTAGTGAGACAGGTTATTGTTCTAGGCGGGAGACGGACCGCTTAATCGCTGCTAGTAGAATCAGTATCAATGATGTGATATGTGAGCCAGGTGCCCATGTAGGCCCTGAGGATATTGTGCTTATTGATGGTCAACCGATACCGAGTAAAGCGGAACCCATCTATATCGTACTCAATAAGCCGATAGGGATTACGTGTACGGCAGCACCCCATGTAGCGGGAAATATCATTGAATTCGTCAACCATCCTTCTCGGATTTTTGCTGTTGGGAGATTAGATAAGGCGTCGGAGGGATTGATATTATTAACCAACGATGGGGATATCGTCAATAAAATGATGCGTTCAGAGTATGGTCACGAGAAAGAGTATGTGGTGACCATAGACAAATCAATTACAGTCGAATTTCTACACAATATGTCTAGTGGCGTGGACATTCTCGGCGTAAGAACGAAACCCTGTGACATGTTCCGAATGAATGAGTATGAGTTCCGGATTATCTTAACTCAAGGTCTGAATCTTCAAATTCGTAGAATGTGCAAGGCTCTCGGATACCGAGTGCTAAAGCTCGAACGGATTCGAATTATGAATATTACCATGAACGGCATTGAACAAGGGCAATGGAGAGATCTCACATCGGAAGAGTTAGAGGTACTTGAATCTCAATTGGGTTAG
- a CDS encoding DUF6932 family protein — translation MYAQDYSMTLDQLRTSLLVTGPKDGSPWDTNTMMTLVNNLEVLVNQLWRVGIMDIFIDGSFVEDKASPGDIDGYFVADVRTLPDIVREFNLEKHAIHLNQREL, via the coding sequence TTGTATGCACAAGACTACTCTATGACATTAGATCAATTACGTACTTCTTTGCTTGTAACAGGCCCTAAAGATGGATCTCCATGGGATACGAATACAATGATGACTTTAGTAAATAACTTGGAGGTATTGGTTAATCAACTTTGGAGAGTCGGTATAATGGACATTTTTATAGATGGTTCGTTTGTTGAAGACAAAGCGAGCCCCGGTGATATTGATGGTTATTTTGTAGCAGACGTCAGAACCTTGCCCGACATTGTAAGGGAGTTTAATTTAGAAAAACACGCGATTCATTTGAACCAAAGGGAATTGTAA
- a CDS encoding helix-turn-helix domain-containing protein yields MIKNEAAYQKAQEKLKQDKDFIAREKMRFKEMGLNDEQIDMAIEPLISFHEQLKEEVEYYERIKRGSFNPIYKFTDIGKSLIAFRIYINMSQSDLARKLGVSDAQVSRDERNEYYGATAEKIEAVMSAMGMKATINIEVVAG; encoded by the coding sequence TTGATAAAAAACGAAGCAGCTTACCAAAAAGCACAGGAAAAGTTGAAACAAGATAAGGATTTTATTGCGAGAGAAAAGATGCGATTTAAAGAAATGGGTCTAAATGATGAGCAGATTGATATGGCGATTGAACCACTAATATCATTCCACGAACAATTAAAGGAAGAAGTGGAGTACTATGAAAGAATAAAAAGGGGTTCATTTAATCCAATTTACAAGTTTACGGATATAGGAAAAAGCCTCATTGCATTTAGAATTTATATAAATATGTCTCAATCCGACCTAGCTAGAAAACTGGGAGTATCGGATGCACAGGTTTCCCGAGATGAGCGGAACGAGTATTATGGAGCCACTGCCGAGAAAATTGAAGCTGTGATGAGCGCAATGGGGATGAAGGCAACGATAAATATTGAGGTTGTCGCAGGATAA
- a CDS encoding DUF6933 domain-containing protein encodes MFIECTKKCSEAMKIKTNDVVPMKREPFYEWHANLFMFDRRKGVILMNNQTRYCIVLYGLKAEHFKKFESIVLSAIRETFLAEGFSENKVDTYMDNCGEVIYTKTHDRSILSQISEFLISITWEIEEFIPNDHLNLIELNRWVGNNLMCGTLGYAHPIDLLNKEMSKIEA; translated from the coding sequence ATGTTTATTGAATGTACTAAAAAATGTTCTGAGGCAATGAAAATAAAGACAAATGATGTTGTGCCTATGAAGCGAGAGCCTTTCTATGAATGGCATGCCAATTTGTTTATGTTTGATAGACGAAAAGGCGTTATTCTAATGAATAATCAAACGCGATACTGCATTGTGTTATACGGTTTAAAGGCTGAGCACTTCAAAAAGTTTGAAAGTATTGTTCTGAGTGCTATAAGAGAAACATTCCTTGCTGAGGGTTTCTCAGAGAATAAAGTAGATACTTATATGGATAATTGTGGGGAAGTTATTTATACAAAGACACATGATAGAAGTATTCTAAGTCAAATAAGTGAATTCCTTATTTCTATAACATGGGAAATCGAAGAATTCATACCCAATGATCATCTCAATTTAATAGAACTTAACAGATGGGTAGGTAATAATTTGATGTGCGGAACACTGGGTTATGCACACCCTATAGATTTATTGAATAAGGAAATGAGTAAGATAGAGGCCTAA
- the tyrS gene encoding tyrosine--tRNA ligase gives MNIIDELEWRDAINQQTDAEGLRELVSEKKIALYCGVDPTGDSMHIGHLIPFMMMKRFQSFGHLPVILIGGATGTIGDPSGRQSERQLQTLEQVQDNVNALTAQMKKLFDTDSDAQLKMVNNYDWTHSLNIIDFLRDYGKNFSINAMLAKDVVSSRLDSGISFTEFTYQILQSMDFHHLYAEEGVQLQIGGSDQWGNITSGLDLIRKKEGPEAKAFGLTIPLMLKSDGTKFGKTAGGAIWLDPDKTSPYEFYQFWLNTDDRDVIKYLKYFTFLSKEAIIELENKVTTEPGKRVAQRVLAEEMTKFVHNEEALTQAIKISEALFSGDIKSLTADEIEQGFKEMPTFEAAKETKNIVDWLVDLGIEPSKRQAREDINNGAITMNGERVEDLNTEVTVDKSFDGRFIIIRKGKKKYSLIRLVD, from the coding sequence ATGAATATTATTGATGAGCTAGAATGGCGCGACGCGATTAACCAACAGACAGATGCAGAAGGATTACGTGAATTAGTCAGTGAGAAGAAGATTGCTCTGTACTGTGGTGTCGATCCAACCGGTGATAGCATGCATATTGGACATTTAATTCCATTCATGATGATGAAACGATTCCAATCATTTGGACATCTACCTGTTATCTTAATTGGTGGAGCGACAGGAACCATTGGTGATCCAAGTGGACGTCAATCAGAACGTCAATTACAGACATTAGAGCAAGTACAAGATAATGTGAACGCACTTACCGCACAGATGAAGAAGCTATTTGACACCGATAGCGATGCTCAACTGAAAATGGTAAACAACTATGACTGGACGCATTCATTAAACATTATCGACTTTTTACGTGATTATGGAAAGAATTTCAGCATCAATGCGATGCTGGCCAAAGATGTTGTATCAAGTCGCTTAGATAGTGGGATTTCATTTACTGAATTCACTTACCAAATTCTCCAGTCCATGGACTTCCATCATCTGTATGCAGAAGAAGGAGTTCAATTACAGATTGGTGGATCTGATCAATGGGGTAATATCACGAGTGGTCTAGACTTGATTCGTAAAAAAGAAGGTCCAGAAGCGAAGGCATTCGGATTAACGATTCCATTAATGTTGAAATCAGATGGCACGAAATTTGGTAAAACGGCAGGCGGGGCGATCTGGCTAGATCCTGATAAAACATCTCCATATGAATTCTACCAATTCTGGTTAAATACAGATGACCGTGATGTGATTAAATACCTGAAATACTTCACATTCCTATCTAAAGAAGCCATTATTGAATTAGAGAATAAGGTTACAACAGAACCTGGTAAGCGTGTAGCTCAACGAGTACTTGCGGAAGAGATGACCAAATTCGTTCATAATGAAGAAGCTTTAACACAAGCCATTAAAATCTCGGAAGCCTTATTTAGTGGAGACATTAAATCATTAACAGCAGATGAAATTGAACAAGGATTTAAAGAAATGCCTACGTTCGAAGCTGCCAAAGAAACAAAGAATATTGTGGACTGGTTAGTAGATCTAGGTATCGAACCGTCTAAGCGTCAGGCAAGAGAAGATATTAATAATGGAGCGATCACCATGAATGGTGAACGAGTAGAGGATTTAAACACGGAAGTGACCGTAGACAAATCATTCGATGGTCGGTTCATCATTATTCGTAAAGGTAAAAAGAAGTATAGTCTAATTAGATTAGTGGATTAA
- a CDS encoding (deoxy)nucleoside triphosphate pyrophosphohydrolase produces MKKDIFVVGAVIVNEDKILCAQRGVSKSLPLKWEFPGGKIESGETPEEALKREIHEEMNCQVEIGDHVEDTTYEYDFGIVHLTTYYCRLIEGTPTLTEHVAIKWLSRAELNILDWAPADIPAIQKIMNHRVDSTI; encoded by the coding sequence ATGAAAAAGGATATTTTTGTCGTCGGAGCAGTTATTGTAAATGAAGATAAAATACTATGTGCTCAAAGAGGAGTGAGTAAATCATTACCTCTAAAGTGGGAATTCCCAGGTGGCAAGATTGAAAGTGGTGAAACTCCGGAAGAAGCTTTAAAACGTGAGATACATGAAGAAATGAATTGCCAAGTCGAAATTGGTGATCATGTTGAAGATACAACCTACGAATATGACTTTGGCATCGTTCATTTAACTACATATTATTGTAGATTAATTGAGGGGACACCGACGTTAACAGAGCATGTTGCGATTAAATGGTTATCACGAGCTGAGTTAAACATATTGGATTGGGCTCCTGCTGATATCCCAGCGATCCAGAAGATTATGAACCATCGAGTTGACAGTACCATATAA
- a CDS encoding DEAD/DEAH box helicase codes for MTSVALNFENTVLSPVDGSLVKYSPQLLINNPVKNENILSSVIEELTHCQSFMFIVAFVTESGLATLKSYLLDLKGKGISGRLLTSTYLYFNNPKVFRELLKIENMDVRLTDLKGFHSKGYIFNKDADHALIIGSANLTVQALKINYEWNVRLKLNPQDEFLLQIRTQFEEVWNGANILTEEWILNYEKIYVEYQARNILKEELTTIVEKDKQAVLHTIEPNKMQLAALESIQAVRDASQKRALVISATGTGKTYLSAFDVRNFNPKRLLFIVHREQILLKAKSDYMNVVGGVDQDFGLLSSTEKNIHAKYLFATIQTMSKPDVLSQFDPKAFDYILIDEVHKAGARSYRKVLEYFNPQFMLGMTATPERSDDFNIYQLFDNNVAYEIRLQAALEEDMLCPFHYFGVTDFEMNGETIDDSSKLSKLVNDERVDHIIDKLEYYGFSGVKVKGLIFCSRKEEAINLSEMFNDKGYRTVALTGDDGVEDREIQIRALEKGTIDYIVTVEIFNEGIDIPSVNQVVMLRQTQSSIIFIQQLGRGLRKHEDKEFVTIIDFIGNYRNNYLIPIALSGDKSLNKDTIRRIMKDKSYIHGVSTINFEEIANERIYKSITNNNLTELRKLKEAFHELKNRIGHRPTLHDFITNGSIDPIVIVKRYKSYYQFLIRINEDIPVLTSYEQQVLAMLSLEMLDGKRIHEIILLELLVQDGQVAYDDYVMTLEQLNCRTDPNTLSSVRRVMDLSFFIAEQRKKYGDIPICILRDGAFYLNDDIRRSLDTNQTFKEMFLDVILCAKEKTKVFDSSTSLTLYQKYTRRDVCKLLNWESDEGSTVYGYRTKYNTCPIFVTYHKDAESDTIINYGDEFISSTIFKWYTKRNRTLKSGEVQKIISAEKNNVDIHIFVNRVNKDEDFYYLGRAIPDQSSIQQTLTPWKNNKEVPIVYMDMLLKTSVEQNLYEYIKMNPDY; via the coding sequence ATGACTAGCGTAGCTCTTAACTTTGAGAATACCGTTCTATCACCAGTTGACGGTTCACTCGTAAAATATTCCCCTCAATTGTTAATTAATAATCCAGTAAAGAATGAAAATATATTGTCCTCGGTAATAGAAGAATTGACACATTGTCAGTCATTCATGTTTATTGTAGCTTTTGTAACAGAAAGTGGTCTTGCAACACTCAAATCTTATTTACTTGATTTAAAGGGGAAAGGAATTAGTGGAAGGTTATTAACATCAACATACTTATATTTTAATAACCCTAAAGTATTTCGAGAACTTTTAAAAATAGAGAATATGGATGTTCGTCTTACGGATTTAAAAGGATTTCATTCAAAGGGTTATATTTTTAATAAGGATGCCGATCATGCATTAATTATTGGCAGTGCTAATTTAACAGTGCAAGCTTTGAAGATCAATTATGAATGGAACGTTAGACTTAAGTTGAATCCGCAGGATGAGTTCCTACTTCAGATTCGTACTCAGTTTGAAGAAGTATGGAATGGTGCAAATATTCTAACAGAAGAATGGATATTGAATTACGAGAAGATCTATGTGGAATATCAAGCTAGAAACATACTGAAAGAAGAATTAACAACGATAGTCGAGAAAGATAAACAAGCAGTACTTCATACGATTGAACCAAATAAAATGCAATTAGCTGCACTTGAAAGTATACAAGCAGTACGTGATGCGAGTCAGAAGAGGGCATTAGTGATTTCTGCTACGGGAACAGGGAAAACATATTTGTCAGCGTTCGATGTTAGGAACTTCAATCCTAAACGATTGTTATTTATCGTACACCGAGAACAGATTTTACTTAAAGCTAAATCGGACTATATGAATGTAGTAGGCGGCGTAGATCAAGATTTTGGATTACTATCGAGTACAGAGAAGAACATACATGCAAAGTATTTATTCGCAACAATTCAGACGATGTCAAAGCCAGATGTTCTGAGTCAGTTTGATCCCAAAGCGTTCGACTATATCTTAATCGATGAAGTACATAAAGCAGGTGCGAGATCATATCGTAAAGTCCTTGAATATTTCAACCCTCAATTTATGCTCGGAATGACAGCAACACCAGAGAGATCGGATGATTTCAATATCTATCAGTTGTTTGATAACAATGTAGCTTATGAAATTCGATTACAAGCTGCTCTTGAAGAAGATATGCTCTGTCCTTTCCATTATTTCGGTGTAACTGATTTTGAAATGAATGGAGAAACAATTGATGATTCCTCTAAATTATCAAAGCTTGTAAATGATGAACGTGTAGATCATATCATTGATAAACTTGAGTATTATGGGTTTTCTGGTGTTAAGGTGAAGGGATTAATATTTTGCAGCCGGAAAGAGGAGGCTATAAACCTATCTGAGATGTTCAATGATAAAGGATATCGAACGGTTGCATTAACGGGTGATGATGGTGTAGAGGATCGAGAAATCCAAATACGAGCCCTTGAGAAGGGAACAATCGATTATATCGTAACGGTAGAAATATTTAATGAAGGAATCGATATTCCGAGTGTTAACCAAGTCGTGATGTTAAGACAAACCCAATCGAGCATTATTTTTATTCAACAACTGGGGCGTGGACTTCGTAAACATGAGGATAAAGAGTTCGTAACGATCATTGATTTCATCGGGAATTATAGGAATAATTATTTAATCCCAATAGCATTATCTGGCGATAAATCTTTGAATAAAGATACTATACGGAGAATAATGAAGGATAAGAGCTATATTCATGGCGTCTCAACCATTAATTTCGAAGAAATAGCAAATGAACGAATTTATAAATCGATTACGAATAACAATTTAACTGAATTAAGGAAATTGAAAGAAGCCTTCCATGAATTGAAGAATAGGATCGGTCACAGGCCAACATTGCATGATTTTATTACGAATGGATCTATTGATCCTATTGTTATTGTGAAGCGTTATAAGAGTTACTATCAATTCTTAATAAGGATTAATGAAGATATTCCAGTCTTAACTTCATATGAACAACAGGTGCTAGCTATGCTTTCTTTAGAAATGCTCGATGGGAAACGAATACATGAGATTATTTTGCTAGAGTTATTAGTTCAAGATGGTCAAGTTGCCTATGATGATTATGTCATGACGCTAGAACAATTGAACTGTCGAACAGATCCGAATACATTGTCATCTGTCAGAAGAGTGATGGATTTATCTTTTTTTATTGCAGAGCAGAGGAAGAAGTACGGGGATATACCCATTTGTATATTAAGAGATGGCGCGTTCTATTTAAATGATGATATTAGACGAAGTTTGGATACGAACCAAACATTCAAAGAAATGTTTCTTGATGTCATATTATGTGCAAAGGAAAAAACAAAAGTCTTTGATAGTAGCACCTCATTGACCTTATACCAAAAATATACCCGGAGAGATGTTTGTAAGCTCTTGAATTGGGAATCTGATGAAGGTTCTACCGTTTATGGATATAGGACGAAATATAATACCTGTCCAATTTTCGTTACATACCATAAGGATGCTGAGTCTGATACGATTATAAATTATGGCGATGAGTTCATATCTTCAACCATATTCAAATGGTATACGAAAAGAAATCGAACATTAAAGTCCGGTGAAGTTCAAAAGATTATTTCCGCTGAAAAAAATAATGTGGATATTCACATTTTCGTGAACAGAGTGAATAAAGATGAAGACTTCTACTATTTGGGAAGAGCTATTCCAGATCAATCCTCCATTCAGCAGACATTGACTCCGTGGAAAAATAATAAAGAAGTTCCTATCGTCTATATGGATATGCTTCTAAAAACTTCTGTAGAGCAGAATTTGTATGAATATATTAAAATGAATCCCGATTACTAA